In Paenacidovorax monticola, the genomic window CTGGATATGGTTAAGGGCAATGCCCTTGGACTGCGCCCATTTCGCCAGCGCATCGGCAATGAACTCGGGCCCGTTGTCCAGGCGAATCGACAGCGGTGCACCGCGCACCTCCACCAACTCACTGAGAGCCCGGATGACGCGAGCAGCAGGCAGGCTGGTATCGACTTCAATACGCAGGCCCTCGCGGTTGAATTCGTCGATGACGTTGAAGGTCCTGAAGCGTCGTCCCGACCACAGCGCATCGGCCATGAAGTCGCAGCTCCAGCCCTGGTTGGGTTGGCCAGCGGCCTGCAGTGGCTGTTTGATGCGCGCGGGCAACCGCTTCTTGCCACGCCGTGGCAGGTTCAACCGCAGTTCGCAGTACACGCGCCAGAGCACCGTCTTGCCCCAGGGCTGGCCTTGGTGACGGGCACTGTCGTACAGCAGGCCAAAGCCGTGACGCGGGTTCAGTGCCATGTAGGCCTGAATGAAGGTGATGACCCCGGAGTCGTCGCGCGCAACGGCTCGGTAGCGCAGGGTGGAGCGGGCGATGCTGCTGGCCTGGCAGGCACGTCGCTCGCTCATGCCATGCTCGCCCACGAGGGTTTGAACGACCATCTCGCGACGCTCCGGGGTCAGAGCTTTCGATCAACGACATCCTTGAGCGCGTGGTGCATCAGCGCCAGGTCGGCGTACATGCGCTTAAGCTTGGCGTTCTCGTCCTGCAGTTGGCGAAGCTGCGCCAGGTGAGAGACCGTCATGCCCGAGAACTGGCTCTTCCATTTGTAGTACGTCGGCTCGCTGATGCCGTGCTTTCTGCACGTCTCACCGACCTTGGCACCCATCTCGACTTCTTTGAGGATGCCCACTATCTGGGCTTCGCTGAATCTGGATTTCTTCACGTAGAGACTCCTGCCGGGGGAATTCTCTACTTCCGGGTGGTTCAGGTTTTCGAGGGGACTTCACCGCCCTTACATCGAACAGTAAAACAAAAACCCCGCTATCTTTTGGATAGCGGGGTTTTCTTTACTGACTTGGTGCCGGAGAGATGAATCGAACACCCGACCTTCTCATTACGAATGAGCTGCTCTACCGACTGAGCTACACCGGCGAAGACTTGAATTATATACCGGAATGGTAGCCCGTTACACGTTCGACTTCATTTTTTGATCCAAGGATCACACTGACGCGTTCATGCAACTGCGTGGGCTGGATGTCGAGGATGCGCTGCCTGCCGTTCGTGGCCGCTCCGCCGGCCTGTTCGACCAGCCAGCCCATGGGGTTGGCTTCGTACATCAGGCGCAGCTTGCCGGGCTTGTTGGGCTCGCGCTTGTCCCAGGGGTACATGAAGATGCCGCCGCGCGTCATGATGCGGTGCACGTCGGCCACCATGCTCGCGATCCAGCGCATGTTGAAGTCCTTGCCGCGCGGGCCCTCGGTGCCGGCCAGGCACTCGTCGATGTAGCGCTTCACGGGGGCGTCCCAGTGGCGCATGTTGCTCATGTTGATCGCGAATTCCTTGGTGTCTTCGGGAATGCGCACGTTCTCTTCGATGAGCACGAAGGAGCCTTGCTCTCGGTCCAGCGTGAACATGGCCACGCCGTCGCCCACGGTGAGCACCAGCGTGGTCTGCGGACCATAGACGCAGTAGCCGGCGGCGACCTGCTTGGAGCCGGGCTGCAGGAAGTCGTCCTCGGTCACGCCGGGGTGGCCTTCGGGCTTCTTGAGCACGCTGAAGATGGTGCCGATGCTCACGTTCAC contains:
- a CDS encoding class 1 fructose-bisphosphatase, which translates into the protein MAQRISLTRYLVEQQRVDGLIPSQLRLLLEVVARACKGISQAVNKGALGGVLGTAGSENVQGEVQKKLDIIANEVLIEANEWGGHLAAMASEEMDGIYLVPNRYPQGEYLLLFDPLDGSSNIDVNVSIGTIFSVLKKPEGHPGVTEDDFLQPGSKQVAAGYCVYGPQTTLVLTVGDGVAMFTLDREQGSFVLIEENVRIPEDTKEFAINMSNMRHWDAPVKRYIDECLAGTEGPRGKDFNMRWIASMVADVHRIMTRGGIFMYPWDKREPNKPGKLRLMYEANPMGWLVEQAGGAATNGRQRILDIQPTQLHERVSVILGSKNEVERVTGYHSGI
- a CDS encoding IS3 family transposase (programmed frameshift); this translates as MKKSRFSEAQIVGILKEVEMGAKVGETCRKHGISEPTYYKWKSQFSGMTVSHLAQLRQLQDENAKLKRMYADLALMHHALKDVVGSKALTPERREMVVQTLVGEHGMSERRACQASSIARSTLRYRAVARDDSGVITFIQAYMALNPRHGFGLLYDSARHQGQPWGKTVLWRVYCELRLNLPRRGKKRLPARIKQPLQAAGQPNQGWSCDFMADALWSGRRFRTFNVIDEFNREGLRIEVDTSLPAARVIRALSELVEVRGAPLSIRLDNGPEFIADALAKWAQSKGIALNHIQPGKPTQNAYVERFNKTYRTEVLDCYVFDSLQEVRDMTADWLHRYNHHRPHEALGRIPPVEYRVKLFPNLYF